One Fusarium falciforme chromosome 12, complete sequence DNA window includes the following coding sequences:
- a CDS encoding Ysc84 domain-containing protein: MQKVTSKLPSWDKTKTQSKKGFDKVWGWADKLGAPINRLSNRIGSEAFWPTTLDKESDKAARILRSFCKDGFYTEEEKPADQAGPKQKQRVLKKIPQKVIENAVGLAIFTTMRTGLWVSGAGGSGVLVARKEDGTWSPPSGIMLHTAGLGFLVGVDIYDCVVVINNRKALEAFTKIRATLGGEISAVAGPVGAGGVLENDGKWKQVNRPVFTYLKSRGFYAGVQVDGTIIIERTDENARFYGEEIRVADILAGKARHPPPEIKMLMETLKAAEGRTDVDEELMEELEGQPAPGDVDVDAPGEGKIFGIPDPEDPDPYGVLALEKEGLEIREAATHSRPSSQQFEYNPSPTSPVYNKFYRRSMETAVKSNRDSFASSPKSRLSTEVSYTTSEAGTQTDPVIVTSIASTPDSLKYGAQDDERSIYEDVAEMDYADSPYRHTNGNPWSAQETGIIHREGEYNFSSANDEKAQPRSATPTRVPPPLPPRASTANLEFEDVSLKDTEAK, translated from the exons ATGCAGAAGGTCACGTCAAAGTTGCCGTCTTgggacaagaccaagacccaGAGCAAGAAGGGGTTCGACAAGGTATGGGGATGGGCTGATAAGCTGGGTGCGCCCATAAATAGACTCTCGAATCGGATTGGGAGTGAGGCTTTTTGGCCTACGACGTTGGATAAGGAGAGCGACAAGGCAGCCAGGATTTTGAGATCATTCTGCA AGGATGGCTTCTACACTGAGGAAGAAAAACCAGCAGACCAAGCAGGCCCCAAGCAAAAACAACGAGTCCTAAAAAAGATTCCCCAAAAAGTCATAGAAAACGCCGTCGGCCTCGCAATCTTTACAACAATGCGCACCGGCCTCTGGGTTTCCGGAGCCGGCGGATCCGGCGTCCTGGTAGCCCGCAAAGAAGACGGCACCTGGTCTCCCCCATCGGGCATCATGCTCCACACAGCCGGACTTGGATTTCTCGTCGGAGTCGATATTTACGATTGTGTTGTGGTGATTAACAATCGCAAGGCTCTTGAGGCGTTTACAAAGATTCGGGCGACGCTTGGTGGCGAGATTAGCGCCGTCGCCGGACCCGTCGGAGCTGGTGGCGTTTTGGAGAATGACGGCAAGTGGAAGCAGGTCAACAGGCCTGTTTTTACTTATCTCAAGTCGCGAGGGTTTTATGCTGGTGTTCAAGTCGATGGTACCATCATTATTGAGCGGACGGATGAGAATGCGCGCTTTTATGGCGAGGAGATACGTGTCGCTGACATCTTGGCTGGAAAGGCGCGTCATCCCCCACCGGAGATCAAGATGTTGATGGAGACGTTGAAGGCTGCAGAAGGTCGAACAGATGTTGATGAAGAGCTCATGGAAGAGCTAGAAGGGCAACCTGCGCCAGGCGACGTCGACGTCGATGCTCCAGGCGAGGGCAAGATCTTTGGCATCCCAGACCCCGAGGATCCAGATCCATACGGTGTGCTCGCCTTGGAGAAGGAAGGTCTTGAGATCCGCGAGGCTGCAACACACTCAAGACCTTCAAGTCAACAATTCGAGTATAACCCCAGCCCAACAAGTCCAGTCTACAACAAATTCTACCGACGGAGCATGGAGACAGCTGTTAAGAGCAATCGCGACAGCTTCGCCTCATCACCCAAGTCAAGATTAAGCACGGAAGTAAGCTACACAACGTCCGAGGCTGGAACACAGACAGATCCTGTCATCGTCACTTCAATCGCAAGCACCCCCGACAGTCTCAAGTATGGAGCACAGGATGATGAGCGAAGTATCTACGAAGATGTTGCCGAGATGGATTATGCCGACAGTCCATATCGCCACACCAACGGGAATCCATGGAGTGCCCAAGAGACTGGCATTATTCACCGTGAAGGGGAATACAATTTCTCGTCGGCCAATGATGAAAAAGCCCAGCCTCGGAGCGCAACTCCGACAAGGGTGCCGCCGCCACTACCACCAAGAGCCTCCACAGCCAACCTCGAGTTTGAGGACGTGAGTCTCAAAGACACGGAAGCGAAGTAA
- a CDS encoding Carboxylic ester hydrolase, with amino-acid sequence MRMTIAACDALDGKSDGVVSRTDLCKLHFDIDDVVGEPYSCDAVESNGSLRSHVAKSAATPAQSDIVMVQAAKLIKTYLNGPHDSDGRRIYLSSQCGSDLTNVSEWVARFLNLQDTALLSDFGNVTYDHLRKWITLGLQTN; translated from the exons ATGAGAATGACTATTGCGGCTTGTGATGCCTTGGATGGAAAGTCGGACGGTGTCGTCTCACGGACCGATCTCTGCAAACTCCATTTCGACATTGACGACGTTGTTGGGGAGCCTTATTCATGCGACGCGGTTGAGTCCAACGGGTCACTACGAAGCCACGTTGCCAAGAGCGCTGCCACACCGGCGCAGAGCGACATAGTCATGGTCCAAGCTGCAAAGCTGATCAAGACGTATCTGAACGGACCTCATGACTCGGACGGCCGCCGCATCTATCTCAGCTCTCAATGCGGCTCGGACCTCACCAACGT ATCCGAGTGGGTGGCTCGTTTTTTGAACCTCCAGGACACGGCCCTGCTAAGCGACTTTGGCAACGTCACGTATGATCACTTGAGGAAATGGATCACACTTGGACTTCAGACGAACTGA